In bacterium, a genomic segment contains:
- a CDS encoding biopolymer transporter ExbD, with the protein MSFVMSGSGMIVRYIDIVMILLFGFICSAELSQTSHIELAKTVELPLSNPDPEVVIFVGILPDGYYLFDNEKHRTADPAVLEQYLQQTKASLEESRYKMRVRLRANHDTPIRFLMKAAEVCDRLEVLKTFDVRVGSNVRS; encoded by the coding sequence GTGAGCTTCGTCATGAGCGGCAGCGGCATGATCGTGCGCTACATCGACATCGTGATGATTCTGCTGTTCGGCTTCATCTGCAGCGCCGAATTGAGCCAAACCAGCCATATCGAGCTGGCCAAGACGGTGGAATTGCCGTTGAGCAATCCCGATCCCGAAGTGGTGATTTTCGTCGGTATTCTACCGGACGGCTACTATCTCTTCGACAATGAGAAACATCGCACCGCCGATCCGGCCGTGCTCGAACAGTATCTTCAGCAAACCAAAGCCAGTTTGGAAGAATCGCGTTACAAAATGCGCGTACGGTTGCGTGCCAACCACGATACGCCGATCCGGTTTTTGATGAAAGCCGCCGAGGTGTGCGACCGCCTCGAGGTGTTGAAGACTTTCGACGTCCGCGTCGGATCGAACGTAAGGAGCTGA
- a CDS encoding biopolymer transporter ExbD, protein MGKGSMIIRYIDIALTVLFGFIAISDIEQKTQVRLPRSVSAVSTPAAINTVSLVVLPGPVYTLLEGATEVISNPELERVEQELINVRQKYLDRQQDIIVLIQPDPNSPVQLTVNVLDICERNQIQRNINYVEPGV, encoded by the coding sequence ATGGGCAAAGGCAGCATGATCATTCGTTACATCGACATCGCGCTCACGGTGTTGTTCGGCTTCATCGCGATCAGCGACATCGAACAGAAGACGCAGGTGCGGCTGCCGCGCAGCGTTTCGGCGGTGAGCACGCCCGCCGCGATCAACACCGTCTCGCTCGTGGTCTTGCCCGGCCCGGTTTATACCCTGCTGGAAGGCGCCACCGAGGTGATCAGCAATCCCGAACTGGAGCGCGTCGAACAGGAACTCATCAACGTGCGGCAGAAGTACCTGGATCGGCAGCAGGACATCATCGTGCTGATTCAGCCCGACCCCAACTCCCCGGTGCAGTTGACGGTCAATGTGTTGGACATTTGCGAACGGAATCAAATTCAGCGAAACATAAATTATGTCGAGCCTGGTGTATAG